The Peptostreptococcaceae bacterium nucleotide sequence AATGAAGATTTGGCCAATGGATGCTCTTAGTGAAAAATACAATGGCCAGTATGTTAGCAGTGATGCAATTAGAAAAGGCTTGGAGCCATTCAGGAAAATCAGGGAAGCCGTAGGCGACAAAATGGAAATTGCATTCGAAGGACATTCAAGATGGAATATACCCATGGCTGCAAGAATTGCGGAAGAACTGGAACAGTACAGCCCAATATGGTTTGAAGACCCGATTTTAATTGATGACCCGAATAATTTGAAAAGGTTAAAGGACCGAATCAATTTGCCGATTTTGGCAAGCGAGAGACTATATACGAGATTTCAATTCAAATATTTGATGGAGCTAGATGCCTGCGATATAGTCATGTTTGATATAGGATATAGCGGAGGAATTACGGAATGCAAGAAAATTGCAGCTATGGCTGAAGCTTATCGTTTGCCTGTCTCGGTTCATAATTGTGGTAGCCCACTGATGACTAACGTATGCGCCAATCTTCTGATAAGTTGCCCGAATGCTACGTTAATGGAAACAATCAGGTCTCACTATAAAAAATTTGATATGTTTGATGAAGGCGTGGACATTAGAGACGGATTTATAAACGTAAACGAAAAGCCGGGCTTTGGAATGGAATTTAGGAAAGAAGTATTGAATGCCAAAGATACAGTCAGAGTAGTAACTAAATCCGTAAAGGGTGATCAAATGTTTGCAGTAACTGGAGATCCCTGGGCTCAATCTCCAGGAGATGAATTGGCCGGGAAAATAGAAGTTAAAGTGGAAGAATAGAATTGATTGTTTAGAAAGCGTTTAGCATATTCAATTTTTGGATACGTCAAAAACAAGAAAGGGTTTATGGAACTATGGAGCGGAGAAGTCAAAAGATATTGAAGAGACCGGAGTGGAGTATCAACAGAGCCTACTACAAGTCAATGGGCTATACGGATTCTGACTTGGAAAAACCAATCATAGGCATCGCAAATGCATGGAGTACTACGGTTCCGGGCCATTACAATCTTAGGGAAGTTTCGGAAGCTGTTAAAGATGGAATTAGAGCAGCTGGCGGCACACCTGTGGAATTTGGCGTTATAGGAGCTTGTGATGGAATTGCTGAAGGACACGAAGGCATGAGATACATTTTGCCTACGAGAGATATTATTGCAAGTAGCATAGAATTGATGGTGCAGGCGCAAAGATATGACGGGTTAGTATTGCTTGGCTCGTGCGATAAAATTGTTCCGGGAATGTTGATGGCTGCCGCCAGACTTGACCTGCCGGCTATATTGGTTAACGGTGGTCCCATGATGGGTGGTCCGGTGATAAAAGGAAGAAAATCCGATACGACTTCTATTATTGAAGGTGTTGGACAGCTTAAAATTGGAGGAATATCAGAAGAAGAATTAATTGAAATGGAAAATCAATGTGCACCGACGTGCGGTTCTTGCTCATTTTTGGGAACTGCGAACACCATGTGTTGCATTGCTGAAGCTCTTGGCATGTCTTTGACTGGGAGCGCGATGATTCCGGCAGTATATAAAGAAAGAATGAGGGTTGCGCAGAAGTCGGGCGAAGCCATAGTCAATCTTGTAAATAAAAATATTTGTGCAAGAGAGATAATAAACAAAGAATCAATAGAAAACGCTGTGAGATTGAATTCTGCAATAGGTGGTTCAACCAATTCGGCGCTTCACATACCGGCAATAGCATATGAGGCTAAAGTAGATTTCAACATGGACATGTTTGATAAACTGAGTAGAGGGACACCCTTGATAGCAAAAATGAATCCTGCGGCATCCCCGAATGTCATAGATTTTTATGAATCGGGAGGGGTGCCTGTTGTCATGAATGAATTGGCATCATTGTTGAACAAGGATGCCATGACAGTTACGGGGAAAACAATTTTTGAAAACATAAAAGGATTTACTTCTCCGAACAATGAAATAATAAAAACTTTTGATAAACCGCATTCCATAGTGGGAGGATTGGCAATACTAGAAGGGAATCTGGCTCCCAACACTGCAGTCACCAAACCTGCTGCAATCAAAGAGGATATGCTCAAATTTACCGGCCCGGCTAAGGTCTATAATTCAGAGGAAGAGGCGAATGTAGCTATCATGAACAATGAAGTGAAGCCTGGCGAAGTCGTCGTAATAAGATACGAAGGACCGAAGGGTGGACCTGGCATGCCTGAAATGTTTAAAGCGATGAAACTTTTGTATGGACTTGGATTGGCGGATAAAGTAGCCTTGGTGACGGATGGAAGATTTTCGGGAACGAATAATGGCACTTTTGTTGGTCATATATCACCCGAGGCGCAAGAAGGTGGCCCGATAGCTTTTGTTGAAAATGGAGATATTATTGAAATTGATATCCCTAACAGAAAATTGAATATGAAAGTGTCTGAAGAAGAATTGAAGATTAGAGCAGGTAAATGGAAAGCGCCGGAAGCTAGAATCAAAGAAGGATATTTATATTTGTATAGCAAATTGGCGGAATCGGCTGATAAAGGAGCAATAATAAAAACAAGAGCCGATGATTAGTATTTGACGAACAATGACATGGCATTAAGTATTATTGAACAAAAAATGAGCAGAGTATATGTGTTTTTGCTGCTGATAAAACTGTTCAAGAAAAGGAAGACTGCTTGACTGTTTGGTCTACTATGGCGTATAATTAAAAAAATCAACATTCGCCTGCGAAGAAGAGAAGTAGGTTGGCAATCATCAAGAGAGGGAGATTCATCGGCTGTAAGATTTCCCATGACAATACCAATTGAAGGTCGTTTCTGAGGCGTTTCCGTGAAAACAGTAGCGGAAACCGGCTCATCCCGTTATAGATTCAAAGTGCCGGTCCGTTAGGACCGGAATTAAGGTGGTACCGCGAACCCTTCGCCCTTATCAGGACGAAGGGTTTTTTGACTAAAAAAACATTTGGCGAAACCTGCGTCAATTGAAATTAAACGTTTTGAAAGGGAGATTTTCTATGGAAAAGAAGAATTTGGAAAAAAAATACGATCCTAAACAATTTGAAGATAGGCTTTACAAGCAGTGGGATGATGAAGGCAATTTCGGTGCTGAGCCAAATCCCGATAAGGAGCCATTCACAATTGTTTTGCCCCCGCCAAATATCACGGGGCAGTTGCACATGGGCCATGCACTAGACCAGACCATACAGGACATCTTGATTCGTTTCAAGCGCATGCAGGGCTTTGAAACCCTATGGCTTCCGGGAACGGATCATGCAAGCATAGCTACTGAGGTTAAGGTTGTCGAAAAGATAATGAAGGAAGAGGGAAAAAGCAAGGATGAAATAGGCCGTGATGAATTTCTCAAAAGGGCTTGGGAGTGGAAAGCAGAATACGGAGACCGAATAGTTGAGCAAATGAAGAAGCTGGGTTCGTCGTGTGACTGGACAAGAGAGCGGTTTACAATGGATGAGGGCTGCAATAAGGCCGTCACAGAGGTTTTCGTTAAGCTTTACGAGGAGGGGCATATCTACAGGGGAAACAGACTAATCAACTGGTGCCCGGACTGCAAGACATCTCTTTCGGATGCTGAGGTTGAGCATGAGGAGCATCAGGGCAACTTCTGGTATGTAAGATACCCCGTGAAGGATGGCGAAGGATTTATAGATATAGCAACAACTAGACCCGAAACAATACTGGGAGATACTGCCATAGCAGTCAACCCGAAGGATGAAAAATACAGGGACTTTGTAGGAAAAACCGTAATCGTTCCACTTATAGACAGGGAAATCCCGGTAATTGCGGATTCTTATGTAGACATGGATTTTGGAACCGGAGCCGTTAAAATAACACCGGCGCATGACCCGAATGACTTTGAGGTAGGCCAGAGGCATAATCTTGAGCAAATAAATGTAATGAATGAAGATGCATCGATGAACGAGAATGCAGGAAAGTACGAAGGCATGGATCGGTACGAGTGCAGAAAAGCGCTTGTTGCTGATCTTGACGAGGGAGGTTTCCTTGTTAAGACGGTTAACCATCAACATAATGTGGGTACCTGCTACAGATGCCATACGGTTGTCGAGCCTTTGGTTTCGGAGCAGTGGTTTGTCCAAATGGATGAGCTTGTAAAGCCCGTAATCAAGTCTGCAAACGAGAAGGATATCGAGATAGTTCCGGAAAAATTCAAGAAGGTTTACATGCACTGGCTTGAGAACATAAGAGACTGGTGCATATCAAGACAGCTCTGGTGGGGACATAGAATACCGGCATATTATTGCCAGGATTGCGGAGAGACAATAGTTGCATCCACTGCGCCTACGAAATGTCCTAAATGCGGAAGTACAGATATAGTTCAGGATGAGGATGTTCTGGACACATGGTTTTCCTCGGCGCTTTGGCCATTCTCGACACTGGGTTGGCCTGAAAAAACTGCTGACTTGGAATACTTCTACCCGACCGATGTATTAGTGACTGGCTACGATATAATTTTCTTCTGGGTAATACGAATGGCCTTTTCAGGATATGAGCAAATGAATGAGCGTCCGTTCAAATATGTTCTTGTGCATGGGCTTGTCAGAGACGACCAGGGACGGAAAATGAGCAAATCCCTAGGTAATGGAATTGACCCACTCGAGGTTATTGATCTCTATGGAGCCGATGCACTCCGGTTCATGTTGGCTTCTGGCAATTCGCCGGGAAACGACATCAGGTTCTACATGGAGAGAGTAGAAGCGAGCAGAAACTTTGCAAACAAGCTTTGGAACGCTTCAAGATTCGTGCTAATGAACATTGACGATGAATATGAAATTGATAGGACTAGCCTTTCAATGGCTGACGCTTGGATACTTTCGAGGACGGAAAAAGTCGGAGAAGAAGTTACTCAAAATCTGGAGCAATTTGAGCTTGGATTGGCTGCGCAGAAGATGTACGACTTCATATGGAACGAGTTCTGCGACTGGTACATCGAACTTGCCAAGTCGAGATTCTATGGTGAGGATGAAGCCGCTAAGAGACAGGCTCAGGCTGTAATACTGAAGGTGCTAAAGGATCTACTGAAGCTCCTGCATCCATTCATGCCATTCATAACAGAGGAAATATGGCAGCATCTCCCCGGCGTCAGTGGTAGCATAATGCTTTCTGCTTGGCCGGATAAGGCATCGGGATTTGCAGACGAGCCGGCCGAAAAGGGAATGGCTCTTGTAATAGGGGTAATAAAGAGTGTAAGGAACATAAGAGCGGAGATGAATGTTGTTCCATCAAAAAAAGTTCGAATTGTCCTTATTGCAGGTGATGATGAAAAAACCATTATAAGCGAAAATATGGACACTGTCCTTTCCCTTGCCAATGTGACAGAAGTTGAATTCACAGATTCTAAAGAGAACATAGCTTCCGATTCTGCCACTTCAATTATCGAAGGTATAGAGATTTTTATTCCTATGGATGAACTTGTGGATTATAAAAAGGAAATGGAAAGATTGACGAAGGAAAAAAGCAAGGTGGAGAAGGAACTCGATAGGGTTGCAAGCAAACTTGTGAACGAAGGATTCCTAAAAAAAGCTCCGGAAGCACTTGTTGAACAGGAAAGGAATAAAAAGGGAAAATTTCAGGAGATTTATGATAAAATAGAAGAGAGGATTGAAATTGTAAAAGGAAAGCTGTAGAAATACGAGATAGATAGCAGTGTCTTTTAAAACATTCAATCATTAAGCAATACAATAAGCCGGATTAAAATCCGGCTTATTGATGCTTTGGCATATTACTTGAGAAAAATAGAGAGATCTTATTTTGAAAGGAGGCGATAGTTTGAAATACAAGGAAGCGCTTGAATATATACACGGAACATACAGGTTTGGTATCAAACTGGGCTTGAACAACATAAGGATGCTTCTTGAAAAGCTGGGGAATCCGCAGGATGGATTGAGGATTATTCATGTTGCCGGCACAAATGGAAAGGGATCGACACGTGCTTTCATCAACTCGGTTCTTTCTGAGGCTGGCAACAATGTGGGACTGTATACATCTCCATATCTGGAGGTGTTTAATGAACGCATTCAGATAAACGGAAATCCAATCGAAGACGAAAGGCTTGCGGATCTGACGCAGCGGGTAAAGGAAAAAGTCGACATACTGGTTTCTGAAGGGAATATGCATCCCACGGAATTTGAAATCGTCACGGCTATTGCTTTTTGTTATTTTAAAGAGGAAAATGTCGACATTTTGATTTTGGAAGTGGGAATGGGAGGGCGTCTGGACGCCACGAATGTAATCAAAAATTCTCTTGTGTCGGTCATTGCCCCACTGGCATTGGATCATACGCAATACCTTGGGGAAACAATCGGTGAAATCGCAAGAGAAAAAGGCGGTATCATAAAGGAAAATGGATTTGTCATATCAGCGACGCAACCTATCGAGGCTGAAAAGGTTATTCAGGAAATTTGCAAAGAAAAGCATGCCAGACTTGAAACCGTAAAAACCTATAATTATCAAATCGTCAGACGCAGCCTGAAAACCTATGAATTCAAATCCATGATACTTAATATTTCCGGGAATTTAAAAATAGAACTCTTGGGAGAACATCAAATACGCAACTGCATTTTGGCGGTTCGAGTGTTGGAGTTTCTTGTTTCAAAACATGGAATCGAACTGGATTCGGAAGTGATTCTAAGGGGTTTGGAAAAAACGAGATGGCCTGGTCGATTGGAAGTAATTGCGGAGAATCCGTGCCTGATTATTGACGGCGCCCACAACAAACACGGAGCCATTGTCTTAAGCAATTTTATGGAATATCATTTCAATCCTAAAAAGCGGAGAGGCTTTAAAACGATAGGGGTAATAGGTGTTTTAGGAGACAAGGATGTCAGCGGAATAGTCGAGGAGACAGTACATTATTTTGATAGTATAATTGCAACAGAACCGGAAAATAAAAGAGCCATGAAAGTCGAAGACCTCAAGGCTTTGATCGAAATGAGTCACGATTCTGTTGAAGGAATCAAGAATTGGAAAGATGCCGTCGAGAAGGCTTTGACCGATGCGAATCCAGAAGACTGCATTGTTGTATATGGATCGCTGTACTTGATTGGGTATGTTAGATCATTCATTGCTAATCGGTAAGCATCTTGATTATTGTGCCATATACATCCGAGGATGTATTTTTCCATCGCTCGCAGATTTCTTTAGCCTGTTTGTTTGAAACTACGCTAAGCTTAAGATTTATCAGCGTAAGCTCGTTTTCCATTATACTTAAGTCCACAACATATTCGGAATCGCTAAGTTTTGAATGGCTGCAACCAACCCTAGTGCGCATGGCATGCTGCTTTCTGTAATTTGATACACCTTCGTTAATGAGCAGAATTAATCCATCGGGTAGACGGTTTTTGAAGTAATCAAGGGATTCGATTCCTTTTGTTGTTATAAGATAGATAAAATCGGATTCGCTTTTACTGTACTCAAGCATGCCTCCGTCGGCAAGTTCGACAAGGTACTGCTGAAGCGTGAAATAATCCATTAAATCCAATGAAACAACGAAATCGGTAATTTCTGCATTTGTTAGGGGGTAGTCCATTTTCATGAATAGATGCAATAATACAAGCTTGTTTTCGGCTTTGTCTTTTGGGTCTTTCGTAAACATATGTATCTCCTTTCTCTTGCTGCCGATAATAGTATAACATAATAATATAGACTGCGCGATTTCAAGCGGACGGTTTTAACTAAAAGGGTGAAGCTTAATGGAACAAGGGGAAATTTTAATTAAAAGAGCAAAAGAGGAGGGGGCCTCATTGGTTTCCTTCGGTTATGTAGGAGACGTTGTTCCTCCCAGGTATGGCGAAATGACACATGCTGTATCATTTGCGGTGCATCTTTCAGACAGGATAATAGATGACATAACGAATGGGCCGACGCATATGTATTTCCATCACTATAGGACGGTCAACAGGGTTATTGATGATATTGAATTCAAGATAGGCCATGAAATAGAGAAAAAAGGATATCGCTATTTTCCTGTTGCGGCGTCCCAGTCGCTTAACCTTAGTGATTCCTACTATGAAGGTTTTTTTTCACACAAGATGGCTGCTACTCGTTCGGGATTGGGATGGGTAGGCAAGAACGGTTTGCTTATAACACCTGAATTTGGACCGCGTGTGCGCCTTGGAACGGTATTGACGGACTGGCCATTGCCGGTTTCGGAGCCCGTTACGACATCTGGTTGCTTTTCATGCGATTTATGCGTTAAGGCTTGTCCGGCTGTGGCTTTGAGCGGAAAAAGTTGGGGGGTGGGCATGCCGAGATGCGAAATTGTAGACGCAAAGGCTTGTTCCGATCATATGTCGAAATATTACAAGTATATAGGAAGAGGATCAGTATGTGGAATATGTATTGCTGCGTGTCCCAAGGGAAGGATAGATAAAAAATGAAACATACAATAAAAAATGTTTTCTTAGTCGGATTGATTTTGACCATTGGGCTTTCGGGATGCGCAAACAGGGGAAATCCCGAAGCGGATATAGAGGCTGTGCTTGAAAAACCGGAAGAGACAGGTTTTGAGGAATTGATTGAACCCGAAGAAATGCAGCCGGTAGTGGAAGCTCTGAGCAATGCGGAACTGAAGGCAATGGGTGTAAACGAAATGGGCCGAATAATGATAGTTATGTATCACAGCCTTTCGGATGAGGAAAAGGATTATGTCAGATCGAGGGATAATTTCAGGGAGGATCTTGAAATACTATATGAAAAGGGCTACCGCCTGATTACGGTTGCCGACTACATTGACGGTAACATAGACATCGAGGCAGGTATGACACCGGTGGTGTTAACGTTCGATGATGGAACGCTTTCGAATTTCGGGATTATTGAAGAAAATGGCGAAAAAGTGGTGGATCCTGAATGTGCGGTAGGAATACTAAATTCTTTTGCTGAGGAGCATCCCGATTTTGGAAGAACGGCGGCCTTTTGCCTTTTCGGAACAAATTCTTTCGGGCAGTCTGAGTATCTCGACTACAAACTTAATTATCTTATTGAAAATGGTTTTGAGATAGAAAGCCACAGCTATGGACATGAAAATCTTTCCGAGCTTGATCCGGAGGGGATAATGAAGAGCTTGGGCAAAATGGACCGTATCATTGATGAAAAGGTTCAGGGATACACCATTCGAGCCTTGGCGCTTCCTTATGGAGGAAGACCGAAGGATGACGAAGGAAGGGCTGCTATAGCGAAAGGGCAATTTGAAGGGAACAGTTACGAAAATGAAGCTGTTTTTGCGGTTGGATGGCAGCCCGAACGTTCCCCAATAGATATAAAAACGGATTTTCAATATTTAAATAGGGTCCACGCTAGCAATGAAGAGTTCGGTATCAGGTACTGGATAGAGAATTTCGATAATCATCCGGAAAGAAGATATGTATCGGATGGAGATGCAGACACATTCACTATAAGCAGCGCTGATGCGGAATCTGTTTCATATGAAAAGATTGGAGATAGAGAAGTCAGAGTTCTTGAATAACCGCTTAAAACAAGTTGAGTTGACAAAATCATTTGACAATATTTTAACTAAAGAATAATATATTATTATAATTAGTTATAATGGCATTTGAATAGGATGGTATTTTAATGCCGAGTAGTTCACAGAGATGATTTGGAAATATATATGGAGGTGGGGAGTTGAACAAAGCAATTGGAATAATTGGATGCGGAAACATGGGTCGAGGCATTCTTGAAGGTGTATTAAAGAATGGCTTGGTAAAAGCGGATAAGATTTTTATTTATGATAAGGATTCCAATAAAACTAGCAACATGGCAGAAAAATTAGGAGTTCGCGTTCCGAAAACAGCTTAAAACTAATGAAAGATGCGGATGTTGTTATTCTGGCAGTCAAGCCGAATATTTACAAAGTGGTGCTCGAGGAAATAAGAGGAGCCGTTCGGAAAGACCAGATAATAGTAACAATTGCTGCAGGAATAAACCTTGCTTTTGTGGAAGGCATTTTAGGTGAAGACAAGCACATTGTAAGAACAATGCCCAACACACCGGCACTAGTAGGAGAGGGGATGACGGCAGTTGTCCCGGGCAAGGGTTCCAGAGAAGAAGATTTGAAAACCGTAGTGGAAATTTTCAGCGGAATAGGAAAGGTGGAGGTCGTGCCCGAGTATTTGATCGATGCGGTAATTGGGATAAGCGGTTCTGCTCCGGCCTATGTTTACATGTTCATTGAGGCTATGGCCGATGGAGCGGTTCTTGGGGGAATGCCTAGAGACAAGGCTTATCGGTTTGCATCTCAGGCTGTACTTGGTTCCGCTAAAATGGTCCTTGAAAGCGGAATGCATCCTGGAGAATTGAAAGACATGGTATGCTCGCCGGGAGGAACTACAATCGAGGCTGTTATTAGTCTTGAAAAAAACGGCTTCAGAGGCGTTGTCGTGGAAGCAGTTGAAGCTTGCATAAAGAAATCGAGGGATATGACGACATAAATGGACGACAATACTTGGGGGGAATTATATGAGTGACAATAAGGAGCAATGGGGAAGTAGATGGGGTTTCATCGCTGCGAGCATAGGTATGGCAATCGGAACAGGAAACATTTGGCGTTTTCCGAGAGTCGCGGCAGCGAATGGCGGTGGCCCCTTCTTGATTGCATGGACAGTGGCCTTGCTGGTTTGGTCAATACCGCTTTTGATAGGAGAAATGGTTATCGGAAGAAAGACTAGGCTGGGGGCTATAGGTGCATTTAGGGACTTTCTCGGCAAGAAATACACTTGGATGGGAACTTGGATTGTAATGGTTTGTCTATTGATTATGTTTTACTATTCAGTTATTATGGGATGGTGTTTTAAATATTTTACAATGTCTATGGCCGGTGTTTTCAAACCCGGGATGGATACGGTGGCTACGGAAGCCATTTGGAATACTTTTACAACAACTCCTTCACAGACGATTTTATATCACTTTTTATCCATGGCAATAGGAGGATTCATAGTATATAAAGGAGTTACAGGAGGAATAGAAAAAGCGGGCAAAATCATGATTCCGACTCTGTTTGGACTAATGCTTGTGGCATTTTTCAGAGTCATGACATTACCGGGCGCGTTTAAAGGATTGGAATATCTTTTTACCCCTCACATAGAGATGCTCGCGAACCCTAAAATATGGCTAGCTGCTTTTACACAATCGGCTTGGTCAACGGGAGCAGGTTGGGGATTCATAATTACATATGCGGTTTACACTAAAAAAAAGGAAGACGTGGCGGGAAACTGCATGATTATGGGGATTGGAAACAATGTGGGCGCTTTGGTGGCTGGAATGACAGTATTGCCGGCCATATTTGCATTGTCGCCGAACATGGAGTTTGCAAACGAAGCTTTGGCATCAGGCAACACAGGTATCACTTTCATATATTTGGCGCAGCTATTTACTCGCATGCCTGCCGGAAGATGGATTTCAGCAGTTTTCTTCCTTGCTATGGGAATTGCGGCGCTATCATCACTCTTGCCAATGATAGAGGTAGGGGTAAGGAGTTTCATGGATGCGGGATTCTCCCGTAAGAAAGCTACAAAAATCATTGTGACAATGGGATTCCTGCTTGGAGTTCCTTCGGCATATAGCCTGAACTTTTTAAATAACCAGGACTGGGTTCTTGGGGTGGCTTTACTTGTCAGCGGTTTATTTGTATCCTTCGCAATCACGAAATATGGAGCTGAGAAGATACGCAAGGAGGAAATAAATACTCCGTGGGCTGATTTCAAGATTGGAAAATGGTGGAGTGTTTGTATATCGATTTTCCCATTGCTCTTTGTTGTAATTTGCGGCTGGTGGGTATGGCAATCGATTACATGGTATCCGGGTTCATGGTGGAATCCATTGGAAATTTCTAGTACGGGTACGGTTATTGCTCAATTTATAGTTTACTTAGCATTTGGATTATTGACCAACAATTGGTTGGCCGGTAAGACAGACAAGGGTGAATTTACAAAGAAAATTTCATAGGAGGAAAATTATGTCAACAACCTCGATAATAATGATGGTTATAGTTTTGGGATTCTATGGAGGATCATTTGCAATTTTGATAAACAAGGCTTTTAATGCAAAACCATAGATGAATTTAAAAAGCGCCTGTGCGGATGTTTCCGCACAGGCGCTTTTTCGATGTTTTTCTTCTACGTTTTTTCATAATGGGTTATAATGAAATAAAGAAATGCAATGAAAGGGGTCCTTAAAATGAGATTTGACATTGATTTTCAGCAAATACTGATAATGATATTTTTCATTATCTTAATAACTATGCAAATCGCTTTGAACAAGATTATTGTTCTATTGAAGGGGATTGACAATAAATTGAAACGGATAACTGGTTCCGATCGAATCCATAGGGAAGGATAGACATGAAATTATCCCATATTTCTGAAAATGTGCAAAAAATATCAGAGGCAATATCAAGTGTACTTGGCGTAGATGTAACTATTTCTGACGAAACATTGACTAGGATTGCTGCTACCGGACTCTATGTTGGACAGCTGGGGGACAAGATAAGCAAAAATTCCATTTTTGGATATGCGCTTAAAA carries:
- a CDS encoding DUF4364 family protein — encoded protein: MFTKDPKDKAENKLVLLHLFMKMDYPLTNAEITDFVVSLDLMDYFTLQQYLVELADGGMLEYSKSESDFIYLITTKGIESLDYFKNRLPDGLILLINEGVSNYRKQHAMRTRVGCSHSKLSDSEYVVDLSIMENELTLINLKLSVVSNKQAKEICERWKNTSSDVYGTIIKMLTD
- a CDS encoding polysaccharide deacetylase family protein, with product MKHTIKNVFLVGLILTIGLSGCANRGNPEADIEAVLEKPEETGFEELIEPEEMQPVVEALSNAELKAMGVNEMGRIMIVMYHSLSDEEKDYVRSRDNFREDLEILYEKGYRLITVADYIDGNIDIEAGMTPVVLTFDDGTLSNFGIIEENGEKVVDPECAVGILNSFAEEHPDFGRTAAFCLFGTNSFGQSEYLDYKLNYLIENGFEIESHSYGHENLSELDPEGIMKSLGKMDRIIDEKVQGYTIRALALPYGGRPKDDEGRAAIAKGQFEGNSYENEAVFAVGWQPERSPIDIKTDFQYLNRVHASNEEFGIRYWIENFDNHPERRYVSDGDADTFTISSADAESVSYEKIGDREVRVLE
- a CDS encoding mandelate racemase/muconate lactonizing enzyme family protein produces the protein MKITSIETVQIPKFPRHIWVMVHTDQGITGIGEGYDKPELTKVAIHNFCSEIILGQNPLNSEKLWNMMYDNANYTGFTGAEMRAMGAIDIALWDIKGKVAGMPVYNLLGGKNFDNLKIYNTCVSFGDIRDREMFLSDAGTLAESLLEEGISAMKIWPMDALSEKYNGQYVSSDAIRKGLEPFRKIREAVGDKMEIAFEGHSRWNIPMAARIAEELEQYSPIWFEDPILIDDPNNLKRLKDRINLPILASERLYTRFQFKYLMELDACDIVMFDIGYSGGITECKKIAAMAEAYRLPVSVHNCGSPLMTNVCANLLISCPNATLMETIRSHYKKFDMFDEGVDIRDGFINVNEKPGFGMEFRKEVLNAKDTVRVVTKSVKGDQMFAVTGDPWAQSPGDELAGKIEVKVEE
- a CDS encoding valine--tRNA ligase — protein: MEKKNLEKKYDPKQFEDRLYKQWDDEGNFGAEPNPDKEPFTIVLPPPNITGQLHMGHALDQTIQDILIRFKRMQGFETLWLPGTDHASIATEVKVVEKIMKEEGKSKDEIGRDEFLKRAWEWKAEYGDRIVEQMKKLGSSCDWTRERFTMDEGCNKAVTEVFVKLYEEGHIYRGNRLINWCPDCKTSLSDAEVEHEEHQGNFWYVRYPVKDGEGFIDIATTRPETILGDTAIAVNPKDEKYRDFVGKTVIVPLIDREIPVIADSYVDMDFGTGAVKITPAHDPNDFEVGQRHNLEQINVMNEDASMNENAGKYEGMDRYECRKALVADLDEGGFLVKTVNHQHNVGTCYRCHTVVEPLVSEQWFVQMDELVKPVIKSANEKDIEIVPEKFKKVYMHWLENIRDWCISRQLWWGHRIPAYYCQDCGETIVASTAPTKCPKCGSTDIVQDEDVLDTWFSSALWPFSTLGWPEKTADLEYFYPTDVLVTGYDIIFFWVIRMAFSGYEQMNERPFKYVLVHGLVRDDQGRKMSKSLGNGIDPLEVIDLYGADALRFMLASGNSPGNDIRFYMERVEASRNFANKLWNASRFVLMNIDDEYEIDRTSLSMADAWILSRTEKVGEEVTQNLEQFELGLAAQKMYDFIWNEFCDWYIELAKSRFYGEDEAAKRQAQAVILKVLKDLLKLLHPFMPFITEEIWQHLPGVSGSIMLSAWPDKASGFADEPAEKGMALVIGVIKSVRNIRAEMNVVPSKKVRIVLIAGDDEKTIISENMDTVLSLANVTEVEFTDSKENIASDSATSIIEGIEIFIPMDELVDYKKEMERLTKEKSKVEKELDRVASKLVNEGFLKKAPEALVEQERNKKGKFQEIYDKIEERIEIVKGKL
- a CDS encoding epoxyqueuosine reductase produces the protein MEQGEILIKRAKEEGASLVSFGYVGDVVPPRYGEMTHAVSFAVHLSDRIIDDITNGPTHMYFHHYRTVNRVIDDIEFKIGHEIEKKGYRYFPVAASQSLNLSDSYYEGFFSHKMAATRSGLGWVGKNGLLITPEFGPRVRLGTVLTDWPLPVSEPVTTSGCFSCDLCVKACPAVALSGKSWGVGMPRCEIVDAKACSDHMSKYYKYIGRGSVCGICIAACPKGRIDKK
- a CDS encoding bifunctional folylpolyglutamate synthase/dihydrofolate synthase, with translation MKYKEALEYIHGTYRFGIKLGLNNIRMLLEKLGNPQDGLRIIHVAGTNGKGSTRAFINSVLSEAGNNVGLYTSPYLEVFNERIQINGNPIEDERLADLTQRVKEKVDILVSEGNMHPTEFEIVTAIAFCYFKEENVDILILEVGMGGRLDATNVIKNSLVSVIAPLALDHTQYLGETIGEIAREKGGIIKENGFVISATQPIEAEKVIQEICKEKHARLETVKTYNYQIVRRSLKTYEFKSMILNISGNLKIELLGEHQIRNCILAVRVLEFLVSKHGIELDSEVILRGLEKTRWPGRLEVIAENPCLIIDGAHNKHGAIVLSNFMEYHFNPKKRRGFKTIGVIGVLGDKDVSGIVEETVHYFDSIIATEPENKRAMKVEDLKALIEMSHDSVEGIKNWKDAVEKALTDANPEDCIVVYGSLYLIGYVRSFIANR
- the ilvD gene encoding dihydroxy-acid dehydratase, which produces MERRSQKILKRPEWSINRAYYKSMGYTDSDLEKPIIGIANAWSTTVPGHYNLREVSEAVKDGIRAAGGTPVEFGVIGACDGIAEGHEGMRYILPTRDIIASSIELMVQAQRYDGLVLLGSCDKIVPGMLMAAARLDLPAILVNGGPMMGGPVIKGRKSDTTSIIEGVGQLKIGGISEEELIEMENQCAPTCGSCSFLGTANTMCCIAEALGMSLTGSAMIPAVYKERMRVAQKSGEAIVNLVNKNICAREIINKESIENAVRLNSAIGGSTNSALHIPAIAYEAKVDFNMDMFDKLSRGTPLIAKMNPAASPNVIDFYESGGVPVVMNELASLLNKDAMTVTGKTIFENIKGFTSPNNEIIKTFDKPHSIVGGLAILEGNLAPNTAVTKPAAIKEDMLKFTGPAKVYNSEEEANVAIMNNEVKPGEVVVIRYEGPKGGPGMPEMFKAMKLLYGLGLADKVALVTDGRFSGTNNGTFVGHISPEAQEGGPIAFVENGDIIEIDIPNRKLNMKVSEEELKIRAGKWKAPEARIKEGYLYLYSKLAESADKGAIIKTRADD